The Frondihabitans australicus genome includes a region encoding these proteins:
- a CDS encoding carbohydrate ABC transporter permease has translation MTQIALGRSSTEQAAPPKTAADHRTNRRRTLTAYGLLAPSLFGTVVFLGIPVILVLIFSFLKWNLLTPPKFVGLSNYLDVFTHEGAGHALLVTFYYFLLNIPFQTAFALLMALLMNRQGRFTSIIRVACVLPYLATPVAMGVVWQWIFAPSTGVVNTLLHLVGVTGPDWLNSPGWSMPVVAFANIWQYVGYNMLFFLAGLQAVPPTLYEAAAIDGATTVQRFFRVTLPLLRPTMLFVLVTGAIGSFQVFDSVYVMTNGGPGTSTTVMNMLIYQNGFIGFRIGAASALSVILFAVILVVTLVQFRYFNRRTVYEMV, from the coding sequence ATGACCCAGATCGCACTGGGCCGGTCGTCGACCGAGCAAGCCGCGCCGCCGAAGACGGCGGCAGATCACCGGACCAACCGCCGTCGCACCCTCACCGCCTACGGCCTCCTGGCCCCGAGCCTCTTCGGCACCGTGGTCTTCCTCGGCATCCCGGTGATCCTGGTGCTGATCTTCTCGTTCCTCAAGTGGAACCTCCTCACGCCGCCGAAGTTCGTCGGGCTGTCGAACTACCTCGACGTGTTCACCCATGAGGGTGCCGGGCACGCGCTGCTCGTCACCTTCTACTACTTCCTGCTCAACATCCCGTTCCAGACGGCGTTCGCGCTGCTCATGGCGCTCCTGATGAACCGGCAGGGGCGCTTCACCTCGATCATCCGCGTCGCCTGCGTGCTGCCGTACCTCGCGACCCCGGTCGCCATGGGCGTCGTGTGGCAGTGGATCTTCGCGCCCTCCACAGGTGTCGTCAACACGCTCCTGCACCTCGTCGGCGTCACCGGGCCCGACTGGCTGAACTCGCCCGGCTGGTCGATGCCCGTCGTCGCGTTCGCCAACATCTGGCAGTACGTCGGCTACAACATGCTCTTCTTCCTGGCCGGCCTGCAGGCCGTGCCGCCGACTCTCTACGAGGCCGCGGCGATCGACGGCGCGACCACCGTCCAGCGGTTCTTCCGGGTGACCCTGCCGCTCCTGCGCCCCACCATGCTCTTCGTGCTGGTGACCGGCGCGATCGGCTCGTTCCAGGTCTTCGACTCGGTCTACGTCATGACCAACGGCGGCCCGGGCACCTCGACGACGGTGATGAACATGCTCATCTACCAGAACGGGTTCATCGGGTTCAGGATCGGCGCAGCGTCCGCACTGAGCGTCATCCTCTTCGCCGTGATCCTGGTCGTCACCCTCGTCCAGTTCCGGTACTTCAACCGCCGCACCGTCTACGAGATGGTCTGA
- a CDS encoding LacI family DNA-binding transcriptional regulator — protein sequence MAARRVTIDEVADAAGVSRQTVSNVLRGTGRVGSATAARIQEVVDRLGYAPHPGASSMRSKRSGQLAYPLMETSLAPDNVIVMDFMRSLIGAAGEQGYHVLVTSTGAAGMRDLVRSGRVDGFVFNDMFGYDERLAIVEETHTPFAAFGRVPDGLRQAWVDVDNVAGTHRTTEHMIALGHRDILYLGYEPSAYWDDERRSGYLTSMREHGLPARVLESPGDHVDMTEAVSRLLRPAAGSAAVRPTAIVCSSDLLSVSVYRAAAAVGLAVGPELSVSGFDSSVIGRSLVPTLTSLKVPVSTIAHIVVERFVREVQDPTAAVEGRLVVPELVLGDSTAPPAR from the coding sequence ATGGCCGCCCGTCGCGTCACGATCGACGAGGTCGCCGACGCCGCCGGTGTGTCGAGGCAGACCGTGTCGAACGTGCTGCGCGGGACCGGGCGCGTCGGGTCGGCGACGGCCGCACGCATCCAGGAGGTCGTCGACCGGCTGGGCTACGCGCCGCATCCGGGCGCCTCGAGCATGCGGTCGAAGCGAAGCGGGCAGCTGGCGTACCCGCTCATGGAGACCTCGCTCGCCCCCGACAACGTCATCGTCATGGACTTCATGCGCTCGCTCATCGGCGCCGCCGGCGAGCAGGGCTACCACGTGCTGGTGACGAGCACAGGAGCCGCGGGCATGCGCGACCTGGTCCGCTCCGGCCGCGTCGACGGCTTCGTCTTCAACGACATGTTCGGGTACGACGAGCGGCTCGCCATCGTCGAGGAGACCCACACGCCGTTCGCCGCGTTCGGCCGGGTGCCGGACGGCCTCCGGCAGGCCTGGGTCGACGTCGACAACGTCGCCGGGACGCACCGCACCACCGAGCACATGATCGCGCTCGGGCACCGCGACATCCTCTACCTCGGCTACGAGCCCTCGGCGTACTGGGACGACGAGCGACGCAGCGGCTACCTCACCTCGATGCGCGAGCACGGGCTTCCGGCGCGGGTGCTGGAGTCTCCGGGGGATCACGTCGACATGACCGAGGCGGTCTCCCGGCTCCTGCGCCCTGCCGCCGGCTCGGCCGCCGTTCGGCCGACCGCCATCGTCTGCTCGTCCGACCTGCTGTCGGTGTCGGTCTACCGGGCCGCCGCTGCGGTCGGCCTCGCCGTCGGGCCGGAGCTGTCGGTCTCGGGGTTCGACTCGAGCGTGATCGGGCGGTCGCTCGTGCCGACCCTGACGTCGCTCAAGGTGCCCGTCTCGACGATCGCGCACATCGTCGTCGAGCGGTTCGTGCGCGAGGTGCAGGATCCCACTGCCGCCGTCGAGGGGCGCCTCGTCGTGCCCGAGCTCGTCCTCGGGGACAGCACCGCGCCGCCGGCCCGCTGA
- a CDS encoding ABC transporter substrate-binding protein: MTAITRRRFLGLAGLAAGSTALAGCSAANWGFRGGSSRTAEITYALWDAHEQVGYQKSIDEFMKRNPDIKVTIEQIPYNNYQQKVTAQYISGDAPDVFWVNTPWLGDWAKGGLITDIAPKVKKAGIDLGQYLPSLVDLHRDGSKLYGLPKDWDTIAIYYNKNHLAKAGFRTPPADLSWNPKDGGTYLHFLKQLTLDHKGRNALDSSFDPSNIDVYATAMTNEFQAMYGCFFAMNGGALLPHAYATKSSLDTTANREAMNFMTDMLHAAHVIVPNGETGPNGDSTNSETIFASGRMAMWQAGDWNTVSLAQLSQFKVGVMPMPAGPKGRISVINGLIDGIASNTRYPEQAWRLVEWLGSADSQRILGSGGYIWPAIESLDPLFEAYWKKQGIDVSPFLAEAKGKTVNFPVGTGMNEALTNLTTALGPTFLGEKSVSAGMSSAQSIFDYRISYATS; the protein is encoded by the coding sequence ATGACCGCCATCACACGCCGACGCTTCCTCGGGCTCGCGGGCCTGGCCGCAGGATCCACGGCGCTCGCCGGGTGCTCGGCCGCCAACTGGGGGTTCCGCGGAGGCTCCTCGAGGACCGCCGAGATCACCTACGCGCTCTGGGACGCCCACGAGCAGGTCGGCTACCAGAAGTCGATCGACGAGTTCATGAAGCGCAACCCCGACATCAAGGTGACGATCGAGCAGATCCCGTACAACAACTACCAGCAGAAGGTCACCGCGCAGTACATCTCGGGCGACGCCCCCGACGTGTTCTGGGTCAACACCCCGTGGCTCGGCGACTGGGCGAAGGGCGGGCTCATCACCGACATCGCGCCGAAGGTGAAGAAGGCCGGGATCGACCTCGGGCAGTACCTCCCGAGCCTCGTCGACCTGCACCGCGACGGGTCGAAGCTCTACGGCCTGCCGAAGGACTGGGACACCATCGCGATCTACTACAACAAGAACCACCTCGCGAAGGCGGGCTTCCGCACGCCCCCGGCCGACCTGTCGTGGAACCCGAAGGACGGCGGCACGTACCTCCACTTCCTCAAGCAGCTGACCCTCGACCACAAGGGGCGCAACGCGCTGGACTCGTCGTTCGACCCGTCCAACATCGACGTCTACGCGACGGCGATGACCAACGAGTTCCAGGCCATGTACGGCTGCTTCTTCGCGATGAACGGCGGAGCGCTGCTGCCGCACGCCTACGCGACGAAGTCGTCGCTCGACACGACCGCCAACCGCGAGGCCATGAACTTCATGACCGACATGCTCCACGCGGCGCACGTCATCGTGCCGAACGGCGAGACCGGGCCGAACGGCGACTCGACGAACTCCGAGACGATCTTCGCCTCCGGCCGCATGGCGATGTGGCAGGCGGGCGACTGGAACACCGTCTCGCTGGCGCAGCTGTCGCAGTTCAAGGTCGGCGTCATGCCGATGCCGGCGGGGCCGAAGGGGCGGATCAGCGTCATCAACGGCCTCATCGACGGCATCGCGAGCAACACTCGCTACCCCGAGCAGGCATGGCGGCTGGTCGAGTGGCTCGGCAGCGCGGACTCTCAGCGGATCCTGGGCAGTGGCGGCTACATCTGGCCCGCGATCGAGAGCCTCGACCCGCTGTTCGAGGCGTACTGGAAGAAGCAGGGGATCGACGTGTCGCCGTTCCTGGCCGAGGCGAAGGGGAAGACGGTCAACTTCCCGGTCGGCACGGGCATGAACGAGGCGCTCACGAACCTCACGACGGCGCTCGGCCCGACCTTCCTCGGCGAGAAGTCGGTGTCGGCGGGGATGTCGTCCGCCCAGAGCATCTTCGACTACCGCATCTCGTACGCCACCTCCTGA
- a CDS encoding helix-turn-helix transcriptional regulator: MDNKTEIREFLSTRRARVTPEQVGLPTFGGNRRVKGLRREEVALLAGVSVDYYVRLERGNLGGVSEGVLEAISRALQLDDVERMHLFDLSRTANASIGTRRRAVTTTIRSSVQRMLDSFSGPAWVRNDRMDILGANVMARALYAPVFADPARRPNTARFTFLDAGAPDFYVDWSDVTHDSVAILRAAAGRNPYDKALSDLIGELSTRSELFRQAWASHDVGMHRSGVKRMRHPEVGDLELTYEAMELVMDPGLTVLTYSAEPASPSEEKLRLLAVWAATEALAEPSV; encoded by the coding sequence GTGGACAACAAGACCGAGATCCGCGAGTTCCTCTCGACCCGCCGCGCTCGCGTGACGCCCGAGCAGGTCGGACTGCCGACGTTCGGCGGCAACCGCCGCGTGAAGGGCCTGCGCCGAGAAGAGGTCGCGCTGCTCGCCGGCGTGAGCGTCGACTACTACGTGCGCCTCGAGCGCGGCAACCTCGGCGGAGTCTCGGAGGGCGTGCTCGAGGCGATCTCGCGGGCGCTGCAGCTCGACGACGTCGAGCGCATGCACCTGTTCGACCTCTCGCGCACCGCGAACGCCTCGATCGGCACGCGTCGCCGCGCCGTCACGACGACGATCCGGTCGAGCGTGCAGCGCATGCTCGACTCGTTCTCGGGGCCGGCGTGGGTGCGCAACGACCGCATGGACATCCTCGGCGCGAACGTCATGGCGCGAGCTCTCTACGCCCCCGTGTTCGCCGATCCGGCACGGAGGCCGAACACGGCGCGCTTCACCTTCCTCGACGCGGGGGCGCCCGACTTCTACGTCGACTGGAGCGATGTCACGCACGACTCGGTCGCGATCCTGCGGGCTGCCGCCGGCCGCAACCCATACGACAAGGCGCTCAGCGACCTCATCGGCGAGCTGTCGACCCGCAGCGAGCTGTTCCGCCAGGCCTGGGCGTCGCACGACGTCGGCATGCACCGATCGGGCGTCAAGCGCATGCGGCACCCCGAGGTGGGCGATCTCGAGCTGACCTACGAGGCCATGGAGCTCGTCATGGACCCGGGGCTCACCGTGCTCACCTACTCGGCCGAGCCGGCGTCGCCGTCGGAGGAGAAGCTGCGGCTGCTGGCCGTGTGGGCCGCGACCGAGGCCCTGGCCGAGCCATCGGTCTAG
- a CDS encoding Gfo/Idh/MocA family protein, giving the protein MVSIGMIGAGQFAGSFAKLFKIHPDVSRVLVTDLLPERAAELNEREHLDGTVADFDAMLASDVDAVAIFTQRWTHGPLVAAALKAGKHVYSAVPMAIAVDEIETIIDLVRETKLTYMMGETSYYNPATIFAREKVKEGAFGRIFYAEGDYVHDMDLGFYAAYQYSGGEDWKKTASYPPMLYPTHAIGGVLGAIPGHAVSVSCIGVQDQRGDGVFDKEVSQFGNDFSNATALFELNDGGVMRTNEMRRVGYPSQIRESRFRFFGTEASFEQLAEVSVWQDKHEVHDISDKITTKPTLAHDDPALANVDPALRDAFVSGYAEVHDTSRLPEEYRGVPSGHEGSHHFLVDDFVRAVVDGTLPPVNAWVAARYTLPGIIAHESAKQHGERLPIPDFGDPVQ; this is encoded by the coding sequence ATGGTCTCCATCGGCATGATCGGCGCCGGCCAGTTCGCCGGCTCGTTCGCCAAGCTGTTCAAGATCCACCCCGACGTCTCGCGGGTGCTCGTGACGGATCTGCTGCCCGAGAGGGCCGCCGAGCTGAACGAGCGCGAGCACCTCGACGGGACCGTCGCCGACTTCGACGCCATGCTCGCGTCGGACGTCGACGCGGTCGCGATCTTCACGCAGCGCTGGACTCACGGGCCCCTCGTCGCCGCGGCTCTCAAGGCCGGCAAGCACGTCTACTCGGCGGTGCCCATGGCCATCGCCGTCGACGAGATCGAGACGATCATCGACCTCGTGCGCGAGACGAAGCTCACCTACATGATGGGCGAGACGAGCTACTACAACCCGGCCACGATCTTCGCCCGCGAGAAGGTCAAGGAGGGCGCCTTCGGCCGCATCTTCTACGCCGAGGGCGACTACGTGCACGACATGGACCTCGGCTTCTACGCCGCCTACCAGTACTCGGGCGGCGAGGACTGGAAGAAGACGGCGTCGTACCCGCCCATGCTCTACCCGACGCACGCGATCGGCGGCGTGCTCGGCGCGATCCCGGGCCACGCGGTGTCGGTGTCGTGCATCGGCGTGCAGGACCAGCGCGGCGACGGCGTCTTCGACAAGGAGGTCAGCCAGTTCGGCAACGACTTCTCGAACGCGACGGCGCTCTTCGAGCTCAACGACGGCGGCGTCATGCGCACCAACGAGATGCGCCGCGTCGGCTACCCGTCGCAGATCCGCGAGTCGCGGTTCCGGTTCTTCGGCACCGAGGCGAGCTTCGAGCAGCTGGCGGAGGTGAGCGTGTGGCAGGACAAGCACGAGGTGCACGACATCTCGGACAAGATCACCACGAAGCCGACGCTGGCCCACGACGATCCTGCGCTCGCCAATGTCGACCCCGCACTGCGCGACGCGTTCGTGTCGGGCTACGCCGAGGTGCACGACACGTCGCGCCTGCCGGAGGAGTACCGCGGCGTGCCGTCGGGCCACGAGGGGAGCCACCACTTCCTGGTCGACGACTTCGTGCGCGCCGTGGTCGACGGCACTCTGCCGCCGGTGAACGCCTGGGTCGCGGCGCGGTACACGCTGCCCGGCATCATCGCCCACGAGTCGGCGAAGCAGCACGGCGAGCGGCTGCCGATCCCGGACTTCGGCGACCCGGTGCAGTAG
- a CDS encoding MFS transporter, translating into MTATHESAVLPAREVGTATFDISPLMRTLALLGLLLSMLMTNIDASIVNVALPTIARDLHVEAADTVWVTTAFLLAVSACLPVAIGLATKIGRKRQFLIGTPVFTLASLLCALSPTLTDLVASRILQGAAGALVFAVVIPTYRQIFPPARLGFVLGLNAMIVALGLCAGPTLGGVILAHASWPWLFLINLPIGVISSVLIVIGLPMRTREQAAAVNVRGSLDLVGAVVAGLAIASFLLGVHQLADPSVIWQAVVLLVACGVLGVVFVRIERRAAVPVLPPAMFTGRFLLALLAAFWSFFGQGVAFVALPFLFQTAYHATPLESALLFTPWPLIIVIVAPISGRLADSHSPAFLAALGLTVFTVGLLSLALLGSAPPVWQVLVCTGFTGLGFAIFQSPNNRDMMASAPPRLSGSAAGMLNINRTLSQSAGAGAVSMALVITGASAASLSSQAHAANVVMYVAVAGAAIAAGVSFVRLAALRRAARAA; encoded by the coding sequence GTGACCGCCACGCACGAGTCCGCCGTCCTGCCCGCGAGGGAGGTCGGCACCGCCACCTTCGACATCTCGCCCCTGATGCGCACGCTCGCGCTCCTCGGGCTCCTGCTGTCGATGCTCATGACCAACATCGACGCGTCGATCGTCAACGTGGCGCTGCCCACGATCGCGCGCGACCTGCACGTGGAGGCCGCCGACACCGTGTGGGTGACGACCGCGTTCCTCCTGGCGGTGTCGGCCTGCCTGCCGGTCGCCATCGGGCTCGCCACGAAGATCGGCCGGAAGCGCCAGTTCCTCATCGGCACGCCGGTGTTCACCCTTGCGTCGCTGCTTTGCGCGCTGTCGCCGACGCTGACCGACCTGGTGGCGTCGCGCATCCTGCAGGGAGCGGCCGGAGCCCTCGTCTTCGCCGTGGTGATCCCGACCTACCGGCAGATCTTCCCGCCGGCGCGGCTCGGCTTCGTGCTCGGGCTCAACGCGATGATCGTCGCGCTGGGGCTCTGCGCCGGGCCGACGCTCGGCGGCGTGATCCTGGCACACGCGTCGTGGCCCTGGCTGTTCCTCATCAACCTGCCGATCGGCGTCATCTCGTCGGTGCTCATCGTGATCGGCCTTCCGATGCGCACCCGTGAGCAGGCCGCGGCGGTCAATGTGCGGGGTTCGCTCGATCTCGTCGGTGCCGTGGTCGCGGGGCTCGCCATCGCGTCGTTCCTGCTCGGCGTGCACCAGCTCGCCGACCCGTCGGTGATCTGGCAGGCGGTCGTGCTGCTGGTCGCGTGCGGAGTGCTCGGCGTCGTGTTCGTGCGCATCGAGCGCCGCGCCGCCGTGCCGGTCCTGCCGCCGGCGATGTTCACCGGGCGGTTCCTGCTGGCGCTGCTGGCCGCGTTCTGGTCGTTCTTCGGGCAGGGCGTCGCGTTCGTGGCGCTGCCGTTCCTGTTCCAGACCGCGTATCACGCGACGCCGCTCGAGTCGGCGCTGCTCTTCACGCCGTGGCCTCTGATCATCGTGATCGTCGCTCCGATCTCGGGGCGGCTCGCCGACTCGCACTCGCCGGCGTTCCTCGCGGCGCTCGGCCTCACCGTCTTCACCGTCGGGCTGCTGTCGCTCGCCCTGCTCGGCTCGGCGCCGCCGGTGTGGCAGGTGCTGGTCTGCACGGGCTTCACGGGGCTCGGCTTCGCGATCTTCCAGTCGCCGAACAACCGCGACATGATGGCGTCGGCGCCGCCGCGGTTGTCCGGGTCGGCCGCGGGCATGCTCAACATCAACCGCACCCTCTCGCAGTCCGCGGGGGCCGGCGCGGTCAGCATGGCCCTCGTGATCACGGGCGCGTCAGCGGCCTCGCTGTCGTCGCAGGCGCACGCGGCGAACGTGGTGATGTACGTCGCGGTCGCAGGAGCAGCGATCGCCGCCGGCGTCTCGTTCGTCCGCCTCGCCGCCCTCCGTCGCGCTGCCCGCGCCGCCTGA
- a CDS encoding LacI family DNA-binding transcriptional regulator, with protein MTNELPAKAATIKDVARAAGVSVSVVSRVLNDGSGPVAPDTRERVLAVMEQLAYRPRSAARDLNRATGFSVALVVPDLTNPLFARLADRIVWEARARGVHVVLMTTQEDPYLERELLVSLLDRSVGGVIAIPTGENADHWQALRTHGIHVVFVSRSIESLRGIDSVSIRNTEAAAAATTYLLDRGHRRIGLLSGPSQTTTGSRRLGGYRGALGAVGIADDPALHRHVPFLGQAGADAAAAIVSLPDPPTALIVANTAQVQGILVRLRALGVRVPDDLSVIVFDDAPWMELVDPPLTSVRQPTDLMAMHAIEILVARMQGRAGSETRTVEVSAELIERGSVATRPVAAVAATRRGDGPQ; from the coding sequence GTGACGAACGAGCTCCCGGCCAAAGCGGCGACGATCAAAGACGTCGCGCGCGCCGCCGGCGTCAGCGTCTCCGTCGTCAGCCGGGTGCTCAACGACGGCTCGGGCCCCGTCGCCCCCGACACCCGCGAGCGCGTCCTCGCCGTGATGGAGCAGCTCGCCTATCGTCCGCGCTCCGCAGCCCGCGACCTCAACCGCGCCACCGGCTTCTCCGTCGCGCTGGTCGTCCCCGACCTCACCAACCCGCTGTTCGCCCGCCTCGCCGACCGCATCGTGTGGGAGGCCCGGGCTCGCGGCGTGCACGTGGTGCTCATGACGACGCAGGAGGACCCGTATCTCGAGCGCGAGCTCCTGGTCTCGCTTCTCGACCGGTCCGTCGGCGGCGTCATCGCGATCCCCACCGGCGAGAATGCCGATCACTGGCAGGCTCTCCGCACCCACGGCATCCACGTGGTCTTCGTCAGCCGCTCGATCGAGAGCCTGCGGGGTATCGACAGCGTCAGCATCCGGAACACCGAGGCGGCCGCCGCGGCGACCACGTACCTCCTCGACCGAGGCCATCGCCGCATCGGGTTGCTCTCCGGGCCCTCGCAGACCACCACGGGGTCGCGTCGCCTCGGGGGCTATCGCGGCGCACTCGGGGCGGTCGGCATTGCCGACGATCCTGCGCTGCACCGCCATGTGCCCTTTCTCGGCCAGGCCGGCGCCGACGCCGCGGCCGCGATCGTGTCGCTGCCCGATCCGCCGACCGCCCTCATCGTGGCGAACACCGCCCAGGTCCAGGGCATCCTGGTGCGCCTGCGCGCCCTCGGCGTGCGCGTACCCGACGACCTCTCGGTGATCGTCTTCGACGACGCGCCCTGGATGGAGCTCGTCGACCCGCCCCTCACCTCCGTCCGGCAGCCCACCGACCTCATGGCCATGCACGCCATCGAGATCCTCGTGGCGCGGATGCAGGGGAGAGCAGGATCCGAGACCCGCACGGTGGAGGTCTCCGCCGAGCTGATCGAGCGCGGCAGCGTGGCCACGCGTCCCGTCGCCGCCGTCGCGGCCACCCGGAGAGGAGACGGCCCGCAGTGA
- the hutI gene encoding imidazolonepropionase — translation MTSTVLRNIGLLVTNDPAFGGPSGSAPGARLGEIREAALVVEDGLVAWVGPAAEAPAADRALDAEGRTVIPGFVDSHSHIVFGGDRSAEYEARMSGGTYAAGGIRSTVAATRAATDDELLGRARSLIAEMRSQGTTTVEIKSGYGLTVDDEARLVRLAAQLTDEVTFLGAHVVPAGADADEYVSLVTGPMLDAVAEHAKWIDVFCERGAFDVEQTRRILQAGISRGLLPRLHAAQLQPGEGVALGVSLGAASIDHCTFLTDDDVALLAGSSTFATLLPGVEFSTRQPYPSGRRLIDAGAAVAIATDCNPGSCFTSSMPFCIALAIREMGMTPAEALWSATRGGARALRRDDIGWLRIGARADVVELDAPSYVHLGYRPGVPLVHTVRTAADW, via the coding sequence ATGACCAGCACCGTCCTGCGGAACATCGGCCTGCTCGTGACGAACGACCCGGCGTTCGGCGGCCCGTCCGGCTCGGCACCCGGAGCCCGGCTCGGCGAGATCCGCGAGGCCGCCCTGGTCGTCGAAGACGGCCTCGTCGCCTGGGTCGGCCCCGCGGCCGAGGCGCCCGCCGCCGACCGCGCGCTCGACGCGGAGGGTCGCACCGTGATCCCCGGCTTCGTCGACTCGCACTCGCACATCGTCTTCGGCGGCGATCGCTCGGCCGAGTACGAGGCGCGCATGAGCGGCGGCACGTATGCCGCCGGCGGCATACGCTCGACCGTCGCTGCCACGAGGGCCGCGACCGACGACGAGCTGCTCGGCCGGGCCCGCAGCCTCATCGCCGAGATGCGGTCGCAGGGCACCACCACGGTCGAGATCAAGAGCGGCTACGGGCTCACCGTCGACGACGAGGCGCGCCTGGTCCGGCTGGCCGCACAGCTCACCGACGAGGTGACCTTCCTCGGCGCGCACGTCGTGCCTGCGGGCGCCGACGCCGACGAGTACGTCTCGCTCGTGACCGGGCCCATGCTCGACGCGGTGGCGGAGCACGCGAAGTGGATCGACGTGTTCTGCGAGCGGGGTGCGTTCGATGTCGAGCAGACGCGTCGGATCCTGCAGGCCGGAATCTCGCGTGGCCTTCTGCCACGCCTGCACGCGGCCCAGCTGCAGCCCGGAGAAGGCGTCGCGCTCGGGGTGTCGCTCGGGGCCGCGAGCATCGACCACTGCACGTTCCTCACCGACGACGACGTCGCGCTGCTCGCAGGGTCGTCGACCTTCGCGACGCTTCTGCCGGGCGTCGAGTTCTCGACCCGGCAGCCGTACCCGTCGGGGCGGCGGCTGATCGACGCGGGGGCGGCGGTGGCGATCGCCACGGACTGCAATCCGGGCTCCTGCTTCACATCGTCGATGCCATTCTGCATCGCGCTCGCCATTCGCGAGATGGGCATGACCCCGGCCGAGGCCCTCTGGTCGGCGACGCGCGGGGGCGCGCGCGCCCTACGGCGCGACGACATCGGGTGGCTCAGGATCGGCGCCCGCGCCGACGTGGTGGAGCTCGACGCGCCCTCCTACGTGCACCTCGGCTACCGCCCCGGAGTGCCGCTCGTGCACACCGTGCGGACCGCCGCCGACTGGTAG
- a CDS encoding carbohydrate ABC transporter permease, with amino-acid sequence MTATASSRSVSASASASRRTASPRPTAGRGVRRVLYVIVLLAIAAIFITPYLFSVMAAFKPLSEIQGDRAWDLPSHFTLDNFVTIFTQYDFGGYLLNTAMVTIIITVGQVVFSLLGAYAFARIQFPGRDAIFWGYLSMLMVPNVVTMIPLYVMMSRVGLTDTYWALFLPYVFGTPYTIFLMRQYIQSIPSEVIEAARLDGCSELGVLRRVVVPISRPIIMTATIIAVIFSWNNFLWPLIATSSNGLQVLSVGVANFNSNFAAQWNLVLAGSLVALIPMVILFVLFQKHIVNSVNLSGASR; translated from the coding sequence ATGACCGCAACCGCTTCTTCTCGCTCCGTGTCGGCCTCGGCGTCGGCCTCCCGCCGCACGGCCTCGCCCCGGCCGACCGCCGGCCGCGGCGTGCGCCGCGTCCTCTACGTGATCGTGCTGCTCGCCATCGCGGCGATCTTCATCACGCCGTACCTGTTCAGCGTCATGGCCGCGTTCAAGCCGTTGTCGGAGATCCAGGGCGACCGCGCCTGGGACCTCCCCAGCCACTTCACCCTCGACAACTTCGTGACGATCTTCACCCAGTACGACTTCGGCGGGTACCTGCTGAACACCGCAATGGTCACGATCATCATCACGGTCGGCCAGGTCGTGTTCTCGCTGCTCGGGGCGTACGCGTTCGCGCGCATCCAGTTCCCCGGCCGCGACGCGATCTTCTGGGGCTACCTGAGCATGCTGATGGTGCCGAACGTCGTCACGATGATCCCGCTGTACGTCATGATGTCGCGCGTCGGCCTCACCGACACCTACTGGGCGCTGTTCCTGCCCTACGTCTTCGGCACGCCGTACACGATCTTCCTCATGCGGCAGTACATCCAGTCGATCCCGTCGGAGGTCATCGAGGCCGCGCGTCTTGACGGCTGCTCCGAGCTCGGCGTGCTGCGCCGGGTCGTGGTGCCGATCTCGCGGCCGATCATCATGACCGCGACGATCATCGCCGTGATCTTCTCGTGGAACAACTTCCTCTGGCCGCTCATCGCGACCTCCTCGAACGGCCTCCAGGTCCTGAGCGTCGGCGTCGCGAACTTCAACTCGAACTTCGCCGCGCAGTGGAACCTCGTGCTCGCCGGCTCCCTGGTCGCGCTGATCCCGATGGTGATCCTGTTCGTCCTCTTCCAGAAGCACATCGTCAACTCGGTGAACCTGTCAGGAGCCAGCCGATGA